From the Ruania alkalisoli genome, one window contains:
- a CDS encoding zinc-dependent alcohol dehydrogenase produces the protein MRAAIFRGPGELAIEEIEREKPGPGEIAVEVRAAATCGTDLKSYRRGHPKLFPTLPARFGHEFAGVVTEVGEGVESFTPGMRVVAANTAPCGYCWACTIGRESLCENLVFLNGAFAEEIVVPAPIVARNTYEIPDTLPFEAAAPLEPLATVVHGMAESGIELGDTVVVHGAGPIGLMFVRLATLRGAHVISVDQSAWRLEQALAAGAERTVNITDLDDDARLEAIRAHTPGERGADVGIEAVGLPPVWEQTLDTVRPGGTAVWFGGTPKGALMSLDTSRVHYEELTMKGVFHHQPRYVATAVKLLATGRVDGMSLITETRPLEALVDSLEDMAAGRGSKFALVP, from the coding sequence ATGAGGGCCGCGATCTTCCGCGGCCCCGGGGAGCTCGCGATCGAGGAGATCGAACGTGAGAAGCCCGGCCCGGGAGAGATCGCCGTCGAGGTACGCGCCGCCGCGACCTGCGGCACCGATCTGAAGTCCTACCGCCGCGGGCACCCGAAGCTGTTCCCCACTCTGCCGGCCCGGTTCGGGCACGAGTTCGCCGGTGTGGTCACCGAGGTGGGTGAGGGGGTCGAGTCGTTCACCCCCGGGATGCGGGTGGTCGCTGCCAACACCGCCCCGTGCGGGTACTGCTGGGCGTGCACCATCGGCCGGGAGAGCCTGTGCGAGAACCTCGTCTTCCTCAACGGCGCCTTCGCCGAGGAGATCGTGGTGCCCGCCCCGATCGTGGCGCGCAACACCTACGAGATCCCCGACACCCTGCCATTCGAGGCCGCCGCCCCGCTGGAGCCGCTGGCCACCGTGGTGCACGGGATGGCCGAATCCGGCATCGAGCTCGGCGACACCGTGGTGGTGCACGGCGCCGGCCCGATCGGGCTGATGTTCGTGCGCCTGGCCACCCTGCGTGGCGCGCACGTGATCAGCGTGGATCAGAGCGCCTGGCGCCTGGAGCAAGCCCTGGCCGCCGGCGCCGAGCGCACAGTGAACATCACCGACCTCGACGACGACGCTCGCCTGGAGGCCATCCGTGCCCACACCCCCGGTGAGCGAGGAGCCGACGTCGGCATCGAGGCGGTCGGCCTGCCTCCGGTGTGGGAGCAGACGCTGGATACAGTCCGCCCGGGAGGCACCGCCGTCTGGTTCGGTGGCACCCCGAAGGGGGCCCTGATGAGCCTGGACACCTCGCGGGTGCACTACGAGGAGCTCACCATGAAGGGCGTCTTCCACCACCAGCCGCGCTACGTGGCTACTGCGGTGAAGCTGCTGGCCACCGGGCGGGTGGACGGGATGTCCTTGATCACCGAGACCCGCCCGCTGGAGGCCCTCGTGGACAGCCTGGAAGACATGGCCGCCGGCCGTGGCTCGAAGTTTGCGCTGGTGCCCTGA
- a CDS encoding DeoR/GlpR family DNA-binding transcription regulator, which produces MRRRQAAQERRSEISEIVSAKGFIRIDELAEHFGVTPMTIHRDLDELDARGVVSKVRSGAKATPIEEVERNVALRRHHMLPQKRAMADAALAWLEALDADHLTRVVALDDSTSALALVDGLAARDELTIVSNFLPVIEQVAATGHATMFGLGGTFSPDFQSFQGSSTHEAIRSIQIDVFFLSATAVGQGAVFHPEEGPLQVKRSLIDQAARSVLLVDHTKFSRRALHRQAGLSEMDAVVVDDGIDPADLRRLREHVETVIVAEVTEEQES; this is translated from the coding sequence ATGAGACGGCGCCAGGCCGCGCAGGAACGACGCAGCGAGATCTCGGAGATCGTCTCGGCCAAGGGGTTCATCCGCATCGACGAACTCGCCGAGCACTTCGGCGTCACCCCGATGACCATCCACCGGGACCTGGACGAGCTCGACGCTCGAGGGGTGGTCTCCAAGGTGCGTTCCGGTGCCAAGGCCACCCCCATCGAGGAAGTGGAACGCAACGTGGCGCTGCGCCGGCATCACATGCTGCCGCAGAAGCGCGCTATGGCCGACGCCGCGCTCGCCTGGCTCGAGGCACTGGACGCCGACCACCTCACCCGGGTGGTCGCACTCGACGACTCCACCAGCGCCCTCGCGCTGGTGGACGGCCTCGCCGCACGGGATGAACTGACGATCGTCTCGAACTTCCTGCCCGTGATCGAGCAGGTCGCCGCCACCGGGCACGCCACGATGTTCGGCCTGGGCGGCACGTTCTCCCCCGACTTCCAGTCCTTCCAGGGATCGAGCACACACGAAGCGATCCGATCGATCCAGATCGACGTCTTCTTCCTCTCGGCCACCGCCGTCGGGCAGGGCGCGGTCTTCCACCCGGAGGAGGGGCCGCTGCAGGTCAAGCGCTCCCTCATCGACCAGGCCGCGCGTTCGGTGCTGCTGGTCGACCACACCAAGTTCTCCCGGCGTGCTCTGCACCGTCAGGCCGGCCTGTCCGAGATGGATGCCGTCGTCGTCGACGACGGCATCGATCCTGCGGACCTGCGCCGTCTGCGCGAGCACGTCGAGACCGTCATCGTCGCCGAAGTCACCGAGGAACAGGAGAGTTGA
- a CDS encoding sugar ABC transporter ATP-binding protein: MVPALQVDGLFKAFGGVPVLHELSFAVEPGSVVVLAGENGAGKSTLFNIVMGRLPADSGTVTLRGTELTHPSPRHARDLGVALVPQELAPYEDLSVAENIAVGREPRAAGFVLRRRQMRAHARELLAEFDVDIDPDLPMNRLSVALTQIVEIVKATSSGAKILLLDEPTSSIPEAEVERLYQVIRRLRDRGVAMVYTTHRMQEIEAIADRVVVLRDGGLTLDEPAREVQPHQIVTAMIGRELGTMFPERPAPGTTPVLEVNELRRRPGRPAVDLTVHAGEVVGLGGLVGAGRSATLKAIFGANRAAAGTVTVNGKALHRQSVRASIDAGLAFVPEDRKRDGLVLGRSILDNMTLPYIADYSRFGVMRSSARTAAATRHVEDMRLRYRSLHQLTETLSGGNQQKIVIARWMDRSPAVLLLDEPTRGVDVGARSEIYRIISELAATGLGVLVASSDMPELIGLTHRVLVMRDGAIAGELDRADLDAPDAQARIFHLASGEDAARHTTEEGR, from the coding sequence GTGGTACCAGCACTGCAAGTGGATGGCCTGTTCAAGGCCTTCGGCGGTGTGCCCGTCCTGCATGAACTGAGCTTCGCCGTGGAGCCCGGGTCGGTGGTCGTGCTCGCCGGTGAGAACGGAGCCGGCAAGTCCACGCTGTTCAACATCGTGATGGGCCGCCTGCCTGCCGACTCCGGAACCGTCACCCTCCGGGGAACCGAGCTCACCCACCCCTCCCCGCGGCACGCCCGTGACTTGGGTGTCGCGCTCGTTCCCCAGGAATTGGCGCCGTACGAGGACCTGTCCGTGGCGGAGAACATCGCCGTAGGCCGCGAACCCCGGGCTGCCGGCTTCGTGCTGCGTCGCCGCCAGATGCGCGCCCACGCCCGCGAGTTGCTCGCCGAGTTCGACGTCGACATCGACCCTGACCTGCCGATGAACCGGCTCTCAGTGGCCCTCACGCAGATCGTGGAGATCGTCAAGGCCACCAGCTCCGGGGCAAAGATCCTGCTGCTGGACGAGCCGACCTCTTCCATCCCCGAAGCTGAGGTGGAACGGCTCTACCAGGTGATCCGCCGGCTCCGCGATCGCGGGGTGGCCATGGTCTACACCACCCACCGGATGCAGGAGATCGAGGCCATCGCCGATCGTGTGGTGGTCCTCCGCGACGGTGGGCTCACCCTGGACGAACCGGCACGAGAGGTGCAGCCCCACCAGATCGTCACCGCGATGATCGGCCGGGAGCTCGGCACCATGTTCCCCGAGCGTCCCGCTCCGGGGACGACCCCGGTGCTGGAGGTCAACGAACTGCGCCGCCGACCCGGCCGGCCAGCCGTGGACCTCACCGTCCACGCCGGCGAGGTGGTGGGGCTCGGCGGGCTTGTGGGTGCCGGCCGATCGGCCACCCTCAAAGCCATCTTCGGAGCCAACCGCGCCGCCGCCGGGACCGTCACCGTCAATGGCAAGGCGCTGCACCGGCAATCCGTGCGCGCCTCCATCGACGCCGGCCTCGCCTTCGTGCCGGAGGACCGCAAGCGCGACGGCCTCGTGCTCGGCCGCTCGATCCTCGACAACATGACGCTGCCCTACATCGCCGACTACTCCCGGTTCGGGGTCATGCGCTCCAGTGCCCGCACCGCGGCCGCCACCCGGCACGTGGAGGACATGCGGCTGCGCTACCGCTCCCTGCACCAGCTCACCGAGACCCTCTCCGGCGGAAACCAGCAGAAGATCGTCATCGCCCGCTGGATGGACCGCTCACCGGCCGTGCTCCTGCTCGACGAACCCACCCGCGGCGTGGACGTCGGTGCCCGGAGCGAGATCTACCGCATCATCAGCGAGCTCGCGGCGACGGGCCTCGGTGTGCTCGTCGCGAGCTCGGACATGCCCGAGCTCATCGGGCTCACGCACCGGGTGCTGGTCATGCGCGACGGAGCGATCGCCGGTGAACTCGACCGCGCCGATCTCGACGCCCCGGACGCTCAAGCTCGCATCTTCCACCTGGCCAGCGGTGAGGACGCCGCCCGCCACACGACCGAGGAGGGTCGATGA